The sequence GACTGCTTGCGCACAGAGTGGGCAAGCTGGATACCATCGCCATCCGGTAAATTCAGGTCAAGGAGGATCAAGTCCACCGTTGCCCTAGCCATGGCCTGACGCATGGCCTCGGCCGTGGATGCACCACTTACAGAATACCCTGCCTCTCGCAGAAACGCAGACAGGAGTGCCTGTGTCGCCGGATCATCTTCGACCAGAAGAATGTGGGCCTGCTCTTTTGTCATGGTTTTCGCCCCCTGATTAAGCGATCCGGACACCGCGCAGCATAATGTGACTCTGTTCAGGAGATATGAAATTTCCGGGGCACTGACAACTGGAAAGTATAATGTCCAGCCAAGAGTAAATATCTATGCGTTTAATATCTCTTGGAAAATCTTCCCTTGGTTTTTTTATGGGGTTTTGGCACAGCCATTAGTCATTAATGACCGCGCCAATAACTCCCCTAGATTATATCACCGTCAGCATGGAAGCTACTAATGGATGTCTTACAATATCGGATTCGCGTAACCTGATAACCGATACATCTTCAAGGCTTTCCAACCTGGAGGCAATATCCCGAAGCCCTGAAAGGCCCGGAAGAAGATCCGTCTGATCCGGATCGCCGGTCAGAACCATGGTTGAGTTCCAGCCCAGACGGGTCAACATCATCTTGATCTGGCCGTAGGTGCAGTTTTGCGCCTCATCAATAACGATAAAGGAGTTATTCAGGGTACGCCCCCGCATGTAGGCAACCGGCGCAATTTCTATTGTCCCATCTGCCAGCATTTGCCGCAGCTTCTTCGCGCCAAGACGATCGTTGAGGGCATCGTAAAGCGGGCGCAAATAGGGCGCCAGCTTGTCTTCCATGGCACCGGGAAGAAACCCGAGACTTTCACCGGCCTCGACGGCCGGGCGGGATAAAATAATACGACCGACCGAACCGCTCTCCAATGCTTCAACGGCTTTTGAAACCGCAATGTATGTTTTTCCCGTTCCGGCAGGCCCCAGTGCCAGAACAAGATTCCGGGTTTCAACAGCATCCATGAGAAGCGACTGGTTCTCGCTGTGCGGGCGAATGCGACGAATATAACTTCTGTCACGGCGCTGATCATCCACATCACGCCCACAAGACGGAGCGGTTCCACCCAACGGATCCCAAACCATAGCCTCGGGCATCAAAGCCCGAACACGGGAGTTTTCGACCTGTGCAGAACGATGGGTGCGCTTGGCCATAGGCAGAACC comes from Haematospirillum jordaniae and encodes:
- a CDS encoding PhoH family protein; its protein translation is MAKRTHRSAQVENSRVRALMPEAMVWDPLGGTAPSCGRDVDDQRRDRSYIRRIRPHSENQSLLMDAVETRNLVLALGPAGTGKTYIAVSKAVEALESGSVGRIILSRPAVEAGESLGFLPGAMEDKLAPYLRPLYDALNDRLGAKKLRQMLADGTIEIAPVAYMRGRTLNNSFIVIDEAQNCTYGQIKMMLTRLGWNSTMVLTGDPDQTDLLPGLSGLRDIASRLESLEDVSVIRLRESDIVRHPLVASMLTVI